In Salarias fasciatus chromosome 2, fSalaFa1.1, whole genome shotgun sequence, one genomic interval encodes:
- the clic2 gene encoding chloride intracellular channel protein 2, whose protein sequence is MALRQEKEPSIELFIKAGHDGENVGNCPFCQRLFMVLWLKGVKFTVTTVDMRKKPDELKDLAPGTNPPFLLYNGTLKTDFIKIEEFLEQALAPPRYPHLSPRNKESFDVGADIFSKFSAFIRNSPNNAFQEKNLLREFKRLDDYLNSPLPEEIDHNSTEAITVSKRKFLDGDRLTLADCNLLPKLHVIRVAAKKYCNFDIPAHFTGVWRYLQHAYDREEFKQTCPADIEIEKAYLSVANQRK, encoded by the exons gCCGGACATGATGGAGAGAACGTGGGGAACTGCCCTTTCTGCCAGCGGCTGTTCATGGTGCTGTGGCTGAAAGGAGTGAAGTTCACAGTGACCACTGTTGATATGAGGAA GAAGCCAGATGAGCTGAAGGATTTGGCCCCCGGGACGAACCCCCCGTTCCTCCTCTACAATGGCACCCTCAAAACAGACTTCATCAAAATCGAGGAGTTCCTTGAACAAGCGCTGGCCCCACCCCG GTATCCTCACCTCAGCCCACGAAACAAAGAGTCCTTTGACGTGGGTGCCGATATTTTTTCTAAGTTCTCTGCTTTCATCAGGAACAGCCCTAATAACGCCT TCCAGGAGAAAAACCTGCTGCGGGAGTTTAAGCGTCTGGATGACTATCTGAACTCCCCCCTCCCCGAGGAGATCGACCACAACTCGACAGAAGCCATCACCGTCTCCAAGAGGAAGTTTCTGGATGGCGACCGCCTCACCCTGGCCGACTGCAACCTGCTGCCCAAACTGCACGTAATCAGG gttgcAGCCAAGAAATACTGCAACTTTGACATTCCAGCCCACTTCACAGGCGTGTGGCGATACCTCCAGCACGCCTACGACAGGGAGGAGTTCAAGCAGACGTGTCCGGCAGACATCGAGATTGAGAAGGCGTACCTCAGCGTGGCAAACCAGAGGAAATaa